ACTTTTCCTGTCAATATTGTTGGGATTCCCCCAAGACCTATTCCATTTGCTTCCCCAAGAGTTCAGTTCGATTCCAGTTTTGTCACTCAGCTTCCTTTGTTTTGCATACAGCAAAGGTACACTGAGTTGGTCCTACTCAAGCCTAGGGCACAGGTGTGAGGCATTCCACACAGCTAATgttacacagcaaacctcttGCTTTATACGTATTTATACGTTCCATTGCATTTACTGTTCATTGCATCACACTTCTGGGGATTACTATGGTCCCTTTGTAGGAGCCAGTCCCTGTAAAGCATGCTCTGTCCACGCTCGCCTTACTCCTTACATCAACTTATGTTCCAGGTTTATCTTATCCATTGTTATCGTGTCCATTGTCGGTGGTTCTTGTGGTGTTCCCCTTACCTCAGCTAGGACAGACATTCTGCTGATCCATTTACCTCCCTAATTCTGCCTTCCCagaaatgaggcctcacccatgACCAATTACTCATGTCAAACCGGACCTACACATTTTAGGATAATTGCAATTCCTGGCATCTTAGGTATGTAAAAGACGTTAATATAATGGGAATGGATAGGAGACTGCTATCAATTTAGGGGGCACCAGCACCCCATATGTATAAAGAGGGACCCCCActacaaagagtttacaatctatatTAGATTAGCATATACTAGGATTAGACTGAAGTTGCAGCGCAAAATGGCAAGAAGCCACCACTAGGTGAAGAGACAATGTCAGATAATATAGACCCAAACTTCCCATCATTGGGAGTTACTTGACAAATCTTTATTTTAGCAGGACTAACAGCATGGAGAGTGTCCTATTGGGGCATCCAGGATCCCAGTGTCAGCTCTGTGCCTATGCCATGGAGGGGATTTGTACATTAGCAGGAACAGAGCAATACACATAGTGGGTCACCCCAAAGATCCATCTAGTTCAATAACCTGGCTCTGACAATGACTAGTAtcagatgcctcagaggaagaAACAAGCAAGCATGCAGAAGGAATGTATAGAGATCCataagaattcatttattgaagcAAAGAATCCCAGTTCTTTATTGaatgatttttttccaatttgaattACGTAGATCAGGTGTTACAAGTTACACACAGCATTTCCTCAGATAATGTCATGTGTCTTCTTAAAACAATTATAATTATTAAAGTAATTATTAAAAATGGTGATGCAACCAAGCAATTGAAGACTCTGTACTTGGAGGAAGTTTGGATTGCAAAAAACCTCAACCCCATAGCTCTGAGGTGTCTCATTTCTGGACACCAGGCCACAGAAACCATATAAAAAGGCTCACACCTCAATGCTCCTCAATCCACTCAGCTTCTTCGCTTGCTCCCGTCGGTGAATTGGGTAAGTCTCCCTCTGATTATTGGGAGCTAACTTTATGGCTGGGATTTCATTTTTTGCTTTCTTCTTCTGAAATATATTACTGCTCACAAGAGGGCTTTGCTTAAGTATCTTGATTTTAATTCACTAATCCCATTGAAGGGCTTCACGATGGGATTTCAGTCCATCCTCCTTGGTGCTTGTTCTTTCTGCAGTGGTTTGCAATGGGGATGCTCTCTCTGGAGAAGTGTCCCTAGTGCACCAGCCTCTGATTCTGCTGAATAGTCTGGTGTGTGACACTAATAAGAAAATACAGTTGCTTGTCTTGATTTTGAAAACCCTGAAAGCtcctttttctttcagttttgctCACATCCCAGGAAGATGGCTTACCAGCAGCAATGCAAacagccctgcctgcctcctccaTGCTGTGTGAAGCAGTGCAAGACTAAATGCGTGGATCCGTGCCCTCCATGCCCTCCTAAGTGCGTGGATGTGTGCCCTCCTAAGTGTGTGGATGTGTGCCCTCCTAAGTGTGTGGATCAGTGCCCTCCTAAGTGCGTGGATGTGTGCCCTCCTAAGTGTGTGGATCAATGCCCTCCTAAGTGCGTGGATCAGTGCCCTCCTAAGTGCGTGGATGTGTGCCCTCCTAAGTGCGTGGATCAGTGCCCTCCTAAGTGCGTGGATGTGTGCCCTCCTAAGTGCGTGGATGTGTGCCCTCCTAAGTGCGTGGATCAGTGCCCTCCTAAGTGCGTGGATGTGTGCCCTCCTAAGTGCGTGGATGTGTGCCCTCCGTGCCCACCTCTGCAGCAGTGCTGCCAAGAAAAGAAGTTCTGTTAGTGCCCATGGAACCACCGACGTCCAGGGAATGAAAATGAATTACAGCCCCTCGTGCAGTAGCTCTCTCTCCTCACTCCGCTTGTTTGGCATTCTCCCTGCAATGAGATGTGTTTCTTGGAATGTTTCCAGTCTCTGTCTTTACTTTGTAAACTCCTTCTGTTCTCAGTATCAAGGCCTTCCCTTGGAATGTGTAACTGACCGGCTTTGTACCCCTGGGATATTGCATGGCCGGGAGAGGGATGCTGTATCGCTTGTACTGTAGACTGGTTGTTGTTGGAAAATTTCCCCAGCTGGTCTCTTTTCCCCTCCCGTCTTGTAACGTAGATGTGCAGCAATAAAAGCTACGATTCACAGCATTGCCTGCCTCCTGGTGTTTCATTCCCTTTA
This genomic window from Mauremys mutica isolate MM-2020 ecotype Southern chromosome 17, ASM2049712v1, whole genome shotgun sequence contains:
- the LOC123351502 gene encoding small proline-rich protein 2H-like; the encoded protein is MAYQQQCKQPCLPPPCCVKQCKTKCVDPCPPCPPKCVDVCPPKCVDVCPPKCVDQCPPKCVDVCPPKCVDQCPPKCVDQCPPKCVDVCPPKCVDQCPPKCVDVCPPKCVDVCPPKCVDQCPPKCVDVCPPKCVDVCPPCPPLQQCCQEKKFC